A genome region from candidate division KSB1 bacterium includes the following:
- a CDS encoding glycosyltransferase, translating into MHVTIAAVKSKIPVKNYGGTQRDIWALGKELVKLGHNVSYVVKKGSSCPFAQVIEHDPVKPLRQQIPVHTDVVHCHHRIGQPLKQKTLFTIHGTGKLGETFDVNSVFVSKNHAQRHGSESYVYNGLDFDELGPVDLNAERRYLLFLGKVSWKLKNCKGAVEIAKMADKRLHIMGGRRFDLDPRIRYHGLVGGKKKNRIIQHAEALLFPVIWHEPQGLAIIESLYFGCPVFGTPYGSLPEIVKPEYGFLSKSKSELAKAVQHAADYDRKACHEYVRENFSAAKMTAEYLQLYQRLLDGETLNEKPPRILEKEPRSFFYLTD; encoded by the coding sequence ATGCATGTGACAATTGCGGCAGTCAAAAGCAAAATTCCTGTAAAGAACTATGGCGGTACACAGCGGGATATCTGGGCGCTGGGAAAAGAGCTGGTGAAACTCGGTCATAACGTGAGTTATGTGGTCAAAAAGGGCTCAAGCTGTCCGTTTGCGCAGGTCATTGAGCATGATCCGGTTAAACCACTCCGCCAGCAGATTCCGGTTCACACTGATGTGGTGCATTGTCATCACCGAATCGGACAACCCTTGAAGCAAAAAACACTGTTTACCATTCACGGGACCGGAAAATTAGGTGAGACCTTTGATGTTAATTCGGTTTTTGTGTCTAAAAATCACGCTCAACGCCATGGATCAGAGAGTTATGTGTACAATGGTCTGGATTTTGATGAACTGGGGCCGGTGGATTTGAATGCGGAACGGCGCTATCTGCTGTTTCTCGGCAAAGTGTCCTGGAAACTGAAAAACTGCAAGGGGGCTGTGGAAATCGCCAAGATGGCGGACAAACGTCTGCACATCATGGGCGGCCGTCGTTTCGATCTGGACCCGAGAATTCGCTATCACGGACTGGTGGGCGGTAAAAAAAAGAACCGCATTATTCAGCATGCGGAAGCGCTGTTGTTTCCGGTGATCTGGCATGAACCGCAGGGATTGGCGATTATCGAGAGTTTGTATTTCGGGTGTCCGGTATTCGGAACGCCCTACGGTTCGCTGCCGGAAATCGTCAAACCCGAATACGGTTTTTTATCCAAAAGCAAGTCGGAGCTCGCCAAAGCGGTGCAGCATGCCGCCGACTATGACCGCAAGGCCTGCCACGAGTATGTGCGCGAGAACTTTTCAGCGGCGAAAATGACAGCAGAATACCTTCAGCTGTATCAACGCCTGCTGGACGGGGAAACACTGAATGAAAAACCGCCGCGGATTCTGGAAAAAGAGCCGCGATCTT
- a CDS encoding DEAD/DEAH box helicase, with product MPDSVFKSVGFHTAVETWFRQVFDEPSPPQVRGWPQIAAGRHTLILSPTGSGKTLAAFLWAIDDLLRTGLDCDAKVFDRNAGGFHTLYISPLKALNNDIYRNLKQPLRGISGVLRETDVKPPHIRAAVRTGDTPSSERQSMLRRPPHILNTTPESLYLLLTSERVRPLFQNLKYVILDEIHSICSNKRGVHLSLSLERLTALCETEPVRIGLSATQRPLQRIADYLGGQTPGMPQEPRPVQIVDCGRSRFLDIRVESPVADFGQLPDATVWPAVINRLYDLIRTQRTTLVFINMRAQTEKIARQLNERYRGETGDPEAVLALAHHGSISREMRYRIEDELKRGLIPAVIATASLEMGIDIGSIDLVVHLNSPASVTSMLQRIGRSGHQLQAVSRGLVLPLYKADLDDAVALTRAALNADIEEAQIPENALDVLAQQMVAELSMRSMTRIKLYQLIRASYCYRNLSENAFNQVVRMLTGRYESTQLRALKPRLTWDRVNDQLIARRGARLTAVMNGGTIADRGYYGVYLQGTRTRLGEVEEEFVFESRVGDIFFLGNTEWCIADIERDRIFVTARASSKPRAPFWKAEPLFRDFHTSLLIGALRRGLEAGLDTGNWPDDCPADEQARANTLDLLRRQKAHTGELPTDQRIVAELFTDSVNEPHLVLHAPFGGRVLGAWATALGHLLEQRYGSQIQFTFDDDAVLIRLPDVTDFSVLDELLQMRPDDAERLLTEALPNTPLFAVRFRHNASRALLLQRSRVDQRIPLWLQRLRAADLLQAVTEFSDFPILLETLRDCLQNVFDSEGLKTVLQKIQAGSMRIHKVETRSPSPMASGVMFRLVFNYMYDYDQSRIPGQAAEFHRELLDEILGRNTIPTLVSSSVVRKAEQVWQYTLPERRAKDREDLFEILSVLGPISERELSERAGDEWRHWLQDLQDSGRIQMWNGEWITAEDRERFWQDEDGYYRLQRILKTRGPAEIEELEKHLPQSREQIYEQLETLLNENRLVRGQLVVGAPGEQWCDRENFAQLYRRAIAVQRRAHEPLQRTDFYRFLLDWHHLEQHTGLTELVRQYSGYNLPLFEYERCILIPRLSAGEFETDLINRIADGEVIPLCSSTSRRIQIMFLPRSCGSVLLERGKLDDKLADSSAVAQQIAKFLRDNGASPHHDIAAATELTPVQVDDGLGELSRTGLVSCDDYRSFMNTLQQRGKSKELESDWHRQIRPAWRSAERHHRGQRSFRRQAVKQRLVTRSGRWFLTGSFAVMGKELTEEERIEQQTRLLLQRYGVLVKEFYRKETGLEPWSRIFQTLKRMEWRGEIRRGYFIQGLSGVQFALPEALERLKALQMQGEHAESVHLLSTMDPALPFGGLYEWDLLTLDSQPVSVTRSVANHLLFVDAKPVFYAEQYGERLALLHDFRSEHRNRLAAAFHIFLQLPALWRPRKQICIRMIDGIDAARHELQSAFREAGYESDGASLTLWPSQV from the coding sequence CGCAATGCCGGTGGGTTTCATACGTTGTATATTTCACCGCTAAAAGCCCTGAATAATGATATCTACCGCAATTTAAAACAGCCGCTGCGCGGTATTTCCGGCGTATTGCGGGAAACGGATGTTAAACCGCCGCATATCCGCGCTGCCGTGCGCACCGGTGACACTCCTTCAAGTGAACGGCAATCCATGCTGCGGCGGCCGCCGCATATACTCAACACCACCCCGGAATCCCTGTATCTGCTGTTGACTTCGGAACGCGTACGTCCGCTGTTTCAGAATCTAAAATATGTTATCCTGGACGAAATTCATTCCATTTGCTCCAACAAACGCGGTGTTCATCTCAGTCTGTCCCTGGAGCGGTTGACAGCCTTGTGCGAGACCGAACCGGTGCGCATCGGCTTGTCCGCCACCCAGCGTCCGCTGCAGCGTATTGCCGATTATCTGGGCGGACAGACGCCTGGTATGCCGCAGGAGCCGCGTCCGGTGCAAATTGTGGACTGCGGCCGCAGCCGTTTCCTGGATATCCGGGTGGAATCGCCGGTGGCGGATTTTGGTCAGCTGCCGGATGCCACAGTCTGGCCGGCGGTGATCAATCGATTATACGACCTGATCCGTACACAGCGCACGACCCTGGTTTTTATCAATATGCGCGCTCAGACCGAAAAGATTGCCCGACAGCTGAACGAACGCTATCGGGGGGAAACCGGCGATCCTGAGGCGGTGTTGGCTTTGGCGCATCACGGCAGTATTTCCCGGGAGATGCGCTACCGTATTGAGGATGAATTGAAACGTGGGCTGATTCCCGCTGTGATTGCAACGGCCTCACTGGAGATGGGGATCGATATCGGCAGTATTGATCTGGTGGTGCATCTGAATTCTCCGGCCAGCGTGACCTCGATGCTGCAGCGCATCGGCCGCAGCGGTCATCAGCTGCAGGCGGTCAGTCGGGGACTGGTGCTGCCGCTGTACAAAGCCGATCTGGACGACGCCGTTGCCCTGACCCGCGCGGCTTTAAATGCTGATATCGAAGAGGCGCAGATTCCGGAAAATGCCCTGGATGTGCTGGCGCAGCAGATGGTGGCGGAACTGTCCATGCGGTCCATGACCCGGATTAAATTGTATCAGTTAATTCGTGCCAGCTACTGCTATCGCAATCTCAGCGAAAACGCGTTCAATCAGGTGGTGCGCATGCTCACGGGACGTTATGAATCAACGCAACTGCGCGCCTTGAAACCGCGCCTGACCTGGGATCGGGTGAATGATCAGCTGATTGCCCGGCGCGGCGCCCGGCTGACTGCCGTGATGAACGGCGGCACCATTGCAGATCGCGGGTACTATGGCGTATATCTGCAGGGCACACGCACGCGGCTGGGTGAGGTGGAGGAGGAATTTGTCTTTGAATCACGTGTGGGAGATATCTTTTTTCTCGGCAACACTGAATGGTGCATCGCGGATATCGAACGCGACCGCATATTTGTTACAGCGCGCGCATCCAGTAAACCGCGTGCACCGTTCTGGAAGGCAGAACCGCTGTTTCGTGATTTCCATACCAGTTTGTTGATCGGAGCCCTGCGGCGCGGTCTGGAGGCCGGGCTGGATACCGGAAACTGGCCGGATGACTGTCCCGCGGATGAACAGGCGCGCGCCAACACACTTGACCTGCTGCGCCGGCAAAAGGCGCACACCGGCGAACTCCCCACGGATCAGCGCATTGTGGCGGAACTGTTTACCGATAGCGTCAATGAACCGCATTTGGTGCTGCATGCGCCGTTCGGCGGCCGGGTGCTGGGCGCCTGGGCCACAGCGCTGGGACACCTGCTGGAACAGCGCTACGGTTCTCAGATCCAGTTCACCTTTGATGACGATGCTGTTCTGATCCGTTTGCCGGATGTGACTGATTTTTCTGTGCTTGATGAGCTTTTGCAAATGCGTCCCGATGATGCCGAACGGCTGTTGACCGAGGCGCTGCCGAATACGCCGCTGTTCGCGGTGCGGTTTCGCCACAACGCGTCGCGCGCTCTGCTGCTGCAGCGGTCGCGTGTGGATCAGCGCATTCCTCTCTGGCTGCAGCGTCTGCGCGCGGCAGACCTTTTGCAGGCGGTAACTGAATTTTCTGATTTCCCTATTCTCCTGGAGACCCTGCGAGACTGTCTGCAGAATGTTTTTGACAGTGAGGGATTGAAAACGGTATTGCAAAAGATCCAGGCCGGGTCTATGCGCATTCATAAAGTGGAAACCCGCTCCCCTTCTCCCATGGCGTCCGGTGTGATGTTTCGCCTGGTCTTTAATTATATGTACGACTATGACCAGTCGCGCATCCCTGGACAGGCGGCGGAATTTCACCGCGAACTGCTGGATGAGATTCTGGGGCGAAATACCATTCCTACCCTGGTTTCGTCGAGTGTGGTGCGCAAAGCTGAACAGGTCTGGCAGTACACACTCCCGGAGCGCCGGGCCAAAGACCGGGAAGATTTATTTGAGATTCTCTCTGTTCTGGGGCCGATTTCTGAGCGGGAATTGTCCGAACGCGCCGGCGATGAATGGCGCCATTGGCTACAGGACCTGCAGGACAGCGGACGGATTCAGATGTGGAACGGCGAATGGATAACTGCTGAGGACCGAGAGCGGTTTTGGCAGGATGAGGATGGATATTACCGGCTGCAGCGCATCCTGAAAACACGGGGCCCTGCTGAGATTGAGGAATTGGAAAAGCATTTGCCGCAGTCACGCGAGCAGATTTATGAGCAGCTGGAAACTCTGCTCAATGAAAATCGTCTAGTCCGCGGTCAGCTGGTCGTCGGCGCCCCCGGCGAGCAATGGTGCGACCGCGAGAATTTTGCACAATTGTATCGCCGGGCCATTGCAGTCCAAAGGCGGGCACATGAACCGCTGCAACGCACTGATTTTTATCGGTTTTTACTGGACTGGCATCATCTGGAGCAGCACACCGGGCTGACCGAATTGGTCCGGCAGTACAGCGGGTACAACCTGCCGTTGTTCGAATACGAACGCTGCATTCTAATACCCCGACTGAGCGCCGGTGAGTTTGAAACAGACCTGATAAATCGTATCGCCGATGGCGAAGTGATTCCACTGTGCTCATCCACAAGCAGACGGATTCAGATCATGTTTCTGCCGCGGTCCTGCGGGTCTGTACTGCTGGAACGCGGGAAGCTGGACGATAAACTGGCGGACAGCAGTGCGGTCGCACAGCAGATTGCAAAGTTTTTACGCGACAACGGCGCCAGTCCGCATCATGACATTGCCGCTGCTACTGAATTGACACCGGTGCAGGTGGATGACGGACTGGGGGAACTGTCCCGCACCGGTCTAGTGAGCTGCGATGATTATCGGTCATTTATGAATACACTGCAGCAAAGGGGAAAGTCAAAAGAGCTTGAATCCGACTGGCACCGGCAAATCCGCCCGGCCTGGCGCTCGGCGGAGCGGCATCACAGAGGACAGCGGTCCTTCCGGCGTCAGGCGGTCAAACAACGGCTTGTCACGCGCAGCGGCCGCTGGTTCCTGACTGGGTCGTTCGCGGTGATGGGAAAGGAATTGACTGAAGAGGAACGTATTGAACAGCAAACCCGTCTGCTGCTGCAGCGCTACGGGGTGCTGGTCAAAGAGTTTTATCGTAAAGAGACCGGACTTGAGCCCTGGTCGCGCATATTCCAAACCCTCAAACGCATGGAATGGCGCGGTGAAATACGTCGCGGATATTTTATCCAGGGACTCTCCGGAGTACAGTTTGCCCTGCCTGAGGCGTTGGAACGTCTAAAAGCGTTGCAAATGCAGGGAGAGCATGCAGAGTCCGTACATTTGCTCAGCACAATGGATCCTGCTCTGCCGTTCGGGGGGCTGTACGAGTGGGACCTATTGACTCTGGATTCGCAGCCGGTATCAGTCACGCGTTCTGTAGCCAACCATTTGCTGTTTGTCGATGCCAAACCGGTGTTCTATGCTGAACAGTACGGGGAACGCCTTGCGCTGCTGCATGATTTCAGATCAGAACACCGTAATAGACTCGCTGCCGCGTTTCATATATTTCTGCAGCTGCCGGCGCTCTGGCGGCCGAGAAAACAGATATGTATTCGAATGATTGACGGGATTGATGCAGCCCGGCATGAATTGCAGTCTGCATTCCGTGAGGCAGGCTATGAATCGGATGGCGCCTCTTTGACGCTTTGGCCGTCACAGGTGTGA